In the Ipomoea triloba cultivar NCNSP0323 chromosome 6, ASM357664v1 genome, one interval contains:
- the LOC116022320 gene encoding UDP-glycosyltransferase 73C4-like isoform X1, producing MAVITEQQQPHFVLVPFMAQGHMIPMIDIARLLAHRGVRITIFLTHHNASRVKSVIDRAQQSGLPIQVLHLGFPCAEVGLPEGCENVDLLPSFEMGMNFYAATKMLQPRIQELVSEMKPTPTCLISDWCLPWTTNIARSLNIPRIVFHGMCSFSLLCMHNLWNWDGLETVESESQYFEVPGLPNKIEITKAQLTHLVKPISSEERRKFAKDKKDAEDSAFGILVNSFEELEPEYIKEFKKGRKVWAIGPVSLCNKEESDMAERGNKPSIDKHHCLKWLDSMEPNSVLFVCLGSLSRLPTHQMIELGLGLESSNRPFIWVIRYMSDEFQNWLRQEKYEERVKEQQGLVLYGWAPQVLILSHPSIGGFLTHCGWNSSLEAITFGLPLITWPLFGEQFLNERLIVNVLRIGVWGGVEFPVLFGAEEQTGVQVNRDDIVVAIEEVMGGGEEAEMRRERMKKLGEMARRAMEEGGSSFLNIDKLIQDVAEESNARTSV from the exons ATGGCGGTGATAACAGAGCAGCAGCAGCCTCATTTCGTGTTAGTTCCATTCATGGCTCAAGGCCACATGATCCCCATGATAGACATAGCCAGATTACTAGCCCATAGGGGCGTGAGAATAACAATTTTCCTAACTCACCATAACGCCAGCCGAGTCAAATCCGTGATTGATCGCGCGCAACAATCTGGGCTCCCAATCCAAGTCCTCCACCTCGGTTTCCCCTGCGCCGAGGTCGGCTTACCAGAGGGCTGCGAGAATGTGGACTTACTCCCTTCTTTCGAAATGGGAATGAACTTCTACGCCGCCACCAAGATGCTTCAACCCAGAATCCAGGAACTTGTGAGCGAGATGAAACCCACCCCCACCTGCTTAATCTCCGATTGGTGCCTCCCATGGACGACAAATATCGCCCGGAGCCTTAACATCCCGAGAATTGTTTTTCATGGGATGTGTTCCTTCTCTCTGCTTTGTATGCACAATTTATGGAACTGGGATGGTTTAGAAACCGTAGAGTCTGAATCCCAGTACTTTGAAGTGCCTGGACTGCCAAATAAGATTGAAATAACCAAAGCTCAACTCACGCACTTGGTGAAACCCATCAGCTCCGAGGAGCGCAGAAAGTTTGCCAAGGACAAGAAAGACGCGGAGGATAGCGCTTTTGGGATATTGGTGAACAGCTTCGAGGAGCTGGAACCGGAATACATCAAGGAGTTCAAGAAAGGGAGAAAGGTTTGGGCCATCGGCCCTGTTTCTCTGTGCAATAAGGAGGAATCGGACATGGCTGAAAGGGGGAATAAGCCCTCCATTGATAAGCACCACTGCTTGAAATGGCTTGACTCCATGGAACCCAACTCCGTCCTCTTCGTCTGCCTCGGAAGCCTCTCGCGACTGCCGACTCATCAGATGATAGAGCTTGGGCTCGGACTGGAGTCATCAAACCGCCCTTTCATTTGGGTTATCAG GTACATGTCTGATGAGTTTCAAAACTGGCTTCGCCAAGAAAAGTACGAGGAAAGAGTTAAAGAGCAACAAGGGCTTGTCCTCTATGGTTGGGCTCCACAAGTACTAATCTTGTCTCACCCGTCTATCGGGGGATTCTTAACTCACTGCGGGTGGAACTCATCCCTAGAAGCTATTACTTTCGGCTTGCCTTTGATCACTTGGCCACTTTTCGGGGAGCAATTCTTGAACGAGAGGTTAATTGTGAATGTACTAAGAATCGGAGTTTGGGGTGGAGTGGAGTTTCCTGTTTTGTTCGGAGCGGAAGAACAGACAGGAGTCCAAGTGAATAGAGATGATATCGTAGTGGCCATTGAGGAAGTGATGGGTGGAGGAGAGGAGGCTGAAATGAGAAGAGAAAGAATGAAAAAGCTTGGAGAAATGGCAAGGAGGGCAATGGAGGAAGGAGGCTCATCTTTCCTTAATATTGACAAACTAATTCAAGATGTTGCAGAGGAATCGAATGCTAGGACATCAGTTTAA
- the LOC116022320 gene encoding UDP-glycosyltransferase 73C3-like isoform X2, with product MAVITEQQQPHFVLVPFMAQGHMIPMIDIARLLAHRGVRITIFLTHHNASRVKSVIDRAQQSGLPIQVLHLGFPCAEVGLPEGCENVDLLPSFEMGMNFYAATKMLQPRIQELVSEMKPTPTCLISDWCLPWTTNIARSLNIPRIVFHGMCSFSLLCMHNLWNWDGLETVESESQYFEVPGLPNKIEITKAQLTHLVKPISSEERRKFAKDKKDAEDSAFGILVNSFEELEPEYIKEFKKGRKVWAIGPVSLCNKEESDMAERGNKPSIDKHHCLKWLDSMEPNSVLFVCLGSLSRLPTHQMIELGLGLESSNRPFIWVIRYCYILLYTNIKGRKFKLVEETFRVRLMFLSIIYFLNTSWCVYASLKRLNLASILKAPCPHVPTDLACERKYITET from the exons ATGGCGGTGATAACAGAGCAGCAGCAGCCTCATTTCGTGTTAGTTCCATTCATGGCTCAAGGCCACATGATCCCCATGATAGACATAGCCAGATTACTAGCCCATAGGGGCGTGAGAATAACAATTTTCCTAACTCACCATAACGCCAGCCGAGTCAAATCCGTGATTGATCGCGCGCAACAATCTGGGCTCCCAATCCAAGTCCTCCACCTCGGTTTCCCCTGCGCCGAGGTCGGCTTACCAGAGGGCTGCGAGAATGTGGACTTACTCCCTTCTTTCGAAATGGGAATGAACTTCTACGCCGCCACCAAGATGCTTCAACCCAGAATCCAGGAACTTGTGAGCGAGATGAAACCCACCCCCACCTGCTTAATCTCCGATTGGTGCCTCCCATGGACGACAAATATCGCCCGGAGCCTTAACATCCCGAGAATTGTTTTTCATGGGATGTGTTCCTTCTCTCTGCTTTGTATGCACAATTTATGGAACTGGGATGGTTTAGAAACCGTAGAGTCTGAATCCCAGTACTTTGAAGTGCCTGGACTGCCAAATAAGATTGAAATAACCAAAGCTCAACTCACGCACTTGGTGAAACCCATCAGCTCCGAGGAGCGCAGAAAGTTTGCCAAGGACAAGAAAGACGCGGAGGATAGCGCTTTTGGGATATTGGTGAACAGCTTCGAGGAGCTGGAACCGGAATACATCAAGGAGTTCAAGAAAGGGAGAAAGGTTTGGGCCATCGGCCCTGTTTCTCTGTGCAATAAGGAGGAATCGGACATGGCTGAAAGGGGGAATAAGCCCTCCATTGATAAGCACCACTGCTTGAAATGGCTTGACTCCATGGAACCCAACTCCGTCCTCTTCGTCTGCCTCGGAAGCCTCTCGCGACTGCCGACTCATCAGATGATAGAGCTTGGGCTCGGACTGGAGTCATCAAACCGCCCTTTCATTTGGGTTATCAGGTACTgttacatattattatatactaacATAAAAGGAAGGAAATTTAAAT TAGTTGAAGAAACTTTTAGAGTAAGGTTAATGTTTTTGtctattatttatttcttaaatacTAGTTGGTGTGTGTATGCATCTCTCAAAAGATTAAATCTAGCTTCAATCTTAAAGGCCCCATGCCCCCATGTCCCAACTGACCTAGCATGTGAAAGAAAGTACATCACAGAAACTTAG
- the LOC116022321 gene encoding UDP-glycosyltransferase 73C4-like, protein MIELGLALESSNRPFIWVIRYMSDEFQNWLRQEKYEERVKEQQGLVIYGWAPQVLILSHPSIGGFLSHCGWNSSLEAITSGLPLITWPLFGEQFLNERLIVNVLKIGVRGGMEFPVVFGSEEQTGVQVNRDDIVVAIEEVMGGGEEAEMRRERMKKLGEMARMAMEEGGSSFLNIDKLIQDVAEESNARTSV, encoded by the exons ATGATAGAGCTTGGGCTCGCACTGGAGTCATCAAACCGCCCTTTCATTTGGGTTATCAG GTACATGTCTGATGAGTTTCAAAACTGGCTTCGCCAAGAAAAATATGAGGAAAGAGTTAAAGAGCAACAAGGGCTTGTCATCTATGGTTGGGCTCCGCAAGTACTAATCTTGTCTCACCCGTCTATCGGAGGATTCTTAAGTCACTGTGGGTGGAACTCGTCCCTAGAAGCCATTACTTCCGGCTTGCCTTTGATCACTTGGCCACTTTTCGGGGAGCAATTCTTGAACGAGAGGTTAATTGTGAATGTACTAAAAATCGGAGTGAGGGGTGGAATGGAGTTTCCTGTTGTGTTCGGATCGGAAGAACAGACAGGAGTCCAAGTGAATAGAGATGATATTGTAGTGGCCATTGAGGAAGTGATGGGTGGAGGAGAGGAGGCTGAAATGAGAAGAGAAAGGATGAAAAAGCTTGGAGAAATGGCAAGGATGGCAATGGAGGAAGGAGGTTCATCTTTCCTTAATATTGACAAACTAATTCAAGATGTTGCAGAGGAATCGAATGCTAGGACATCAGTTTAA